A single window of Pyrus communis chromosome 10, drPyrComm1.1, whole genome shotgun sequence DNA harbors:
- the LOC137747865 gene encoding uncharacterized protein yields the protein MGNCQAAEAATVVIQHPGNNKIERIYWSVGAHEVMTSNPGHYVALVVNSPTMKSVTGAPVIKQLKLLRPDDTLLIGQVYRFISFEDVLKEFAAKKSVKLGKLLKHRGELGVEMKMKDLAGQNLKAVNNNSIKMESVGSNGGSTSTNNGRTYRSVGRNYGGGGGGDGGGVGQWRPALQSIAEVGT from the exons ATGGGGAATTGTCAGGCGGCAGAGGCAGCGACGGTGGTGATTCAGCATCCGGGGAACAACAAGATTGAGAGGATTTACTGGTCTGTGGGCGCTCATGAGGTCATGACTTCCAACCCCGGCCACTACGTGGCTCTTGTCGTCAACTCTCCGACCATGAAGTCTGTGACTGGTGCTCCAGTGATCAAGCAGCTCAAGCTTCTCAGGCCTGACGACACTTTGCTCATTGGACAGGTTTATCGCTTCATCAGTTTCGAAG ATGTGTTGAAGGAGTTTGCTGCTAAAAAATCTGTGAAGCTGGGGAAGTTGCTGAAGCATAGAGGTGAGCTTGGAGTGGAAATGAAGATGAAGGACTTGGCAGGTCAGAATTTGAAGGCCGTCAACAACAATTCCATCAAG ATGGAGAGTGTGGGAAGCAACGGTGGCAGCACAAGCACTAACAACGGCAGAACCTACAGAAGCGTGGGAAGAaattatggtggtggtggtggtggagatggAGGTGGTGTGGGGCAGTGGAGGCCAGCCTTGCAGAGTATTGCAGAGGTTGGAACTTGA